Part of the Pieris napi chromosome 6, ilPieNapi1.2, whole genome shotgun sequence genome, AAGACAGAATCATTCCATGCGGTTGGCACTTGCCTAGGCCTTCCGACCGAGGGTAATAGTAATACTACCTCTATTACTATTACCCTCAGCAACAACAATTTCCTTTAAATCTAGACTATTGATAAGtgtaactaaatataatatttgctttagattcacaaatctaCGTCGGTccagttctgtataaaaaagtgcgtgcgtacaaaggacacatgtcagaagtgaaacttctttggcaaactaattcttaagtcttgttcatatttatacaaatctataactttagatttccgagacttagatggagggaaaaaggaagatgtTGGAtgatgttaggaatttaatgaatttaattgtcattcaaatattaaaagtgtcgaaaattaatacaaattgtaaaaatttaatgtaaatcttcgataataaaaacacgtggcattttaatttacaattcgtcatttgagatttcaataaattattttacataaaacttatatttcataaattctcttcaTACATCTTCGTgacactaatattattattactgcgtttcatccgtaaaaaaaattccctcatgcgcctaaagaagttttatttcaaaaaatttaattaatactacaaTTCGACgggtgtattttttatgaattttcttAGGCATTATCACAAAGGGACGTGATACCAAGGAAACGATTAAGTCTACTTATACACAATAAAGAGAAATAATCGCTTGCATTAAGCATAATGAAGATATCAGCAAAAAAGCTTTAAGTAAACATGCTCGCTTTCACTGCGTCTAAACAAATTTCGGatttaagaattaatttaataaacctaTTAAACGATATTTATCGAAAGACAactgattataataaaacctatgttttatattaagtagtaATTTCTGCGTCTGTTTTAAGGTTAAGtcttctatttataatttttttaagtctgggcAGAAGAAGGAAGTGCTTTTAACATTCATACAACGCACATTTAAGTCCTTTGtcttcttatattttattattttcctatATTCTGTTATTGTGATGTAAAAAAGCTGTTATTGTAATGCATCAAATAAGAGTAATACCCAGTCTTGATCCTACATAAAATAGGTTGTGTATAGagcatttttagtttttaatttgcaGCTCAGTATTTAACACACTcgatatatttacttttagaTTGCCTGGCTTCAGAAAACACTAATATTgttgcaattattatttcagcgaaagatttataatatatatactgtaCTATAGTATAGTAATTTTCAAGTTTTCCAAAAATAATCACATAGTTAAACAGTCGTATGTCAAAGTAGCATCAAACGTTTGCATACAGAACACTGTCATCTAAATTTCCAAATAACCTGAAACTgcagtaatattattatagcataatattatatacacacAGGTCATGCTTCATTATAAGTTGTGCCTCAAGGTGTATTGCTCTACATCTTATggtatatatagattataaatatatatgatataatatCTTTGTCTTTTGAATGAAATTGGCACAAAATAAATTAGGGTGGAAAATGTTGGAGGAAGCCTTCAAAGGAAATCAAACAATTTACAGAtacaatgttaattttaataacgaaTAATTAATGAGAACCGTGACCTATAGGACGTTTATGTTGTCAAATTGcttctgattattattaattttgtttttcccaattaattttgtatgtttcCTTTTTCGTTTCgtctataaattttattcacttaTTGTTCACTTTTGTCAATTTAGGGTCGCCTGTTAGGGCAggagtgtttttataaataaataaataaaataaacacataaataaaatagataaaataaatgttatcatTAAAAATGTCTCACTTGTAACTCGTCAGATGGGCATGGCTTTGGCTAatcctaataataaaaattaaccagttttaaaagtaaacgtcaaaatacattatattgttaaaaaaaatataattttaatggttGTTTATCTGCTGAGGTTTCGTCATACgcaattgtattttgtaacttttatCACAAAAAATCTCACGAGAATCAAACCTTTAAATACGCTGTTTTATTAGGCATCAaagtttaaatcaaaataaagttataatattattaatttcaattataatacaaataaaaaaccgAACCTTTAAATGCGCTGTTTTATTAGGCATCAaagtttaaatcaaaataaagttattatattgttaatttcaattataatacaaataaaaaaccgAACCTTTAAATGCGCTGTTTTATTAGGCATCAaagtttaaatcaaaataaagttattatattatttgtttcaattataatacaaataaaaacccGAAAATCCATTAACGAAAACGAACATTTGAACTAATTTATTAGAACTAGTTTCACTCTTCTATTTGCCAACACGCAACTAAAACATCCATTCTCAATGTAAATACTGACAACATAATATGTTGAAGTAACGTACGGGTCTCGGAGGAGCTGTATATATCGAAATGTACCTATTTGTTAGCCAACTTTGTTCTATATAATCCAGGTCTAATGGAACTTATGCGCTCAGTAACGTTTCAAACGAAACATACTTGTCGACCCTAATCGGCTTAATGCTGACCTCAATTTCACTAATTAAGGTACCGTTGTTACACAGGTTGTACTTCATACCTAATGGGGATATAAGACTATTACTCTAACTCTAAGAAACATATGTGTTCCTTTATCAATCCGTGTTAATTTTTAGGGATGGTAATAGTACGATACATGTGAGCGCGCCGTTCATTGGCATTCACGCTTCAAGACAGCTCGTCGCGCTTTTAAGAATAAGGTTAGatgtagtattttttatagaacaaccTGTTCCGTAACTTAAATAGCGATTccgatttcaatataaaatttttgacatgaaaatatataagtttgCGATGTTACGGCCCTATACAATTATAGGAAGAACTACAGCGTAAATTTTGTTCGTGGTTAGAAGACGTCAAAACAAGAGGACCGTGGTTTCAGCGGCAGATCGCGTGGCTTGATGCGGGCAAGGCTACGCTGTTACCGTCAAAATCAGACAATAATATAGTGCCAATTCTAATTATTGATTCAATCATTGGAAATGTTTCAACAAAGTATGCTGGTAGTAAGTGCTGTGTAAAACCGTCCATGGACCCAAACAATGGCTGAAGACCCACAATGCCAGCTTTGTAGGGATCCCAGTTCCATTTTCtaagattattaataaataattgtttatttattgatgatTATGACTCAGAGGATAAATCGATAGaaacgtaataaatataatcataatataatgCAGTGAAAGTCGATTTGTATAGAGGTTTTCTTAaagaattattacaaatagtaGGTACATTACGTTGTTACTACGTTGATAGTAGACGTAGCATCACATAACCTTGCAATCCTGGGATTTGAGTGgagaaaataatactttaaatatcgAACAAATCTGAAATAAATTGATGATGTTTGCTTGAGCTTATCAAGTCAATATCGAAATTCGAAGGCATTTTGTTTGATATGCGTCTGAAAtgaaactatttaatatatataaataacttgaaatattgtaaaagtttatcagttaattataaattcgcCGCAAGTTCTTCAAGCAACAACTGGAACTGAACGAGATATTAAGAAGTATTCGAATTGCAGTTTGAACAACTGCAAAGCCCAACTTTCCTTCATTACCttgatttcatttaaaactcCCGCATAGACTTATTGTAtcttattgaattattaatttctcaaCTACTTAATAATCCGGAACTTTGCAACTTTACAGTTTCGTGTagcttattaaagattacaGGTTTTTAACAAAGGAAGTGATAACACCATAATGAAAAtgttctttatatttatatattactttatattgtaccatacattataaaatacatagtttAGACAGTACGTACGTATAGGGTCAGTCTGAAGGCCGTCTAgtggtaaaataaaaagaccTTCCCGGAGGaacacaactgagcgtttttcaaggcagtttttgccgcgcaccctttgtggaaccagctgcccactgaagtatttccgaaccaattcgacttagggtccttcaagaaaagagcgtaccaattctttaaaggccggcaacgctctcgcgagccctctggcattgagagtgtccatgggcggcggtatcacttaacatcaggtgagcctcctgcccgtttgccccctgttctataaaaaaaagggaaCCGTAGGCGTAATTAAATTTGTCATGTATCGCCTGATCGCATCTGTCAGTTATCGGCCTTAATCTGGCCTGAATAAAGCCTATAGTGATCCCGAAGCACCTTTAGAGAGGCCTGCCCAATAAGTCTTGAGAAACAGACAACAACGTGGTCTGCATTTTCTTCTAATGCGCTTAGTAGTTGATAAGAAAAGGGACGAAAACTTATTTTGCGTTCCATTCATGATGTTAATACTCTTGACCTACTTACGATAATTTTAcacaattgtaaaaataaaccatTTTATGAACTCGTAAACGACTTTATAAGTAACATGTAAGAACTTTATAACTTCACAAATGGTTCAAAGTTAATAACCACTTTCTTTGttcttaactaaaataatcttGAAGTATTCAGAATACATCTGCATTGCAAATACATccaattttaataacaatctGCGAGTAaggaacaaatttaatttgccataatacatttttaagttggataaagttttatagaaacaatattaaaatctttataaatgtATCCAGGCTTACATacttatatttgaaattataaggtttgttttgtttaaagcAAGTCTCTTTGCTAcggttttttttgtataaattgtatatttatttttcgctTTATTATCACTCAGTAAAAACAACTGATTTTTTCGTAAAATCTTCAAGTGATTTAATCTTACCCCGTGTGCTGTAACTTTAATTACAAGATAGGTGCCACTATTTCATAGGAATATTTAACTATAGTTTTTTGTTCTTAGTTACGAAATCACATCAAAATACGGctatttttagtaatttagGAAATTTCTCAACTTTCCAtatttaccaaaaaaaaacttacggggtaagataaatataaacaagttTCGATCTTACTCCGTTCCCAAGTGTCATACAAAAATTCAGTTATTCTCAAACTTTATCTGGTAACAGGAAATAAATTGGCAACGTACCTAGTTGATATTTCCACGGGATTACGTATACATTGTCGAATATGCAAAgataagtaaaaattaaacaaattaaaattcttttttaattatcttatcTAAGTatctaaatttttacctaaaataaaattttatttttgcaattaaaaaaaaaggtcaGTCATTGgcactattaattaattaatacctaaaaatattttatgaattatgaTTGAAGGTTTATAGGGTAATTattaatacctaattattcaattattgcAATTGTTTTATTCAGTAACCATGCCTTGTAACTATGTCCGGAAATCTTTACACGGAAACATCTTATACTCAAGGCGATGTGGCCGAAGCCatagaaaaagtaaaaagaaagGTTTTGACATTTGGAGCAGCAATTAATGGCCTTAAAGTTTTCGAAAAATGGGGTTTTGTGCTATCTAGAAAAGAAGTACCTAATTTTTCTCGTGGAACGCTATATTACCCCATTTAAAGACGATGTTCCAGCACCAGATTAGTTCACTAAATTATGTATACGACATGGACTTTCTCTGAAGAAAATCGCTTGAAAATTGCAGAAATAAACAAGAGGTTCAAACACAACTCTGCTCATCTCATCAAAACCGTTCAATCTTCTCCCTACTCACCTTACTCCTAAACATAATTTAGTTAGtgcttttaaaaaattagtaaTGCATTATTCCTGAATGCTATATTAGATTATCAATGATTATTTTCGTGGAATAGTTATagcttttctttttctttcttatatcttcaaatactttaatttttaaatgttcttaAAGTGACTTAGAACGCTGGGCAATCTTCCAAGACTTATCCTGCACTGAAATTCCCTTATTTTGACAGCTaactacaattattttacaaactattaaattttttacgtcTTTCAAGTTTTTGATACATTTACAgtttattaatagtaaatcttttgtgatttttcttctattattttgtctaaaaagGTTCGTTAATCAACGATTAGGCTGCCCCAAAGCGTTTTATCTTGCTAATTTATACATCATGTGTAAAACAGTTGAATACATAAGCGTACACacattttgtaataaacattATGTATATGCTTCGTATGCTAGGAAATATCACAAGTATttgctaaatatatttatataataccaGCTTTACCCTATGGTTATAGCTTAAAGGCCGGAAAAGTACCCACTAAAATAGGTGTCCATGGTGGTAGCTGCGTTTTATCGCCGATCCGTTTGCTGGCTTTTATCATATAAAACCCGCAACTTACCTTTAACTAAAACTTTTCAATACCAAAATCACGTCTACCCTCACTGTTATAAACTTTCGCTCATGTGTACTTACATTCATACtagtttatatatgttatagaCGTGAAAGCTTTAACCAACATTCATACTATAATATAGTTTGTGGTACATTAAGGAAACTCAAAATTGTAGTAATTTGTCTTACGAACTGCATTATTTAGCCACTTACGTCGAACCGCACTTTAGATAAACCCCTTAATCACtggtattaataattttaattaacaagcTTTATCGCTTTTAATCTTTGAGTGAATGATTAATATTGAATGAACGTTCTTTTCCCATATCGTACACCAATGGATTTATTACGGGTTGACTcgatattgtaataaatatattttttaataaattaaaaggacCTTAAATGTATACATACGTGAGAATGAGCCTAGaagactaaaattaaaaacaggaCGGCTGTTTTACGGCGACGTGCATCACATTGcgaaaataaagttctttaatcgttttaaaggaatattatttgagaaaattattatttgtcaaaTGAACGccgtaatttattaatatcttgTAGCCGACATATTTATATCACATCAGTAAAACGTCTTTTGACGAATATATTCGCACGAATGAATATCACGTTTTggaattttcataaaagttcaAACGTTGCTTCGTGAATTTGAATCATATAAAAGTATCCACATGTATTAATATGTGGAAATGTTCCTTTATTTATAGACGACTATCTTTTACCCGCTTCTCCAAGGTTATTCTGAATgtgtcatacaaaatataattttttggaGAAAAAATAGGGCACTGTCATTATGGTTCAAAACATTCACATACAAATCAAGATGAACAATtagttgaatttaaattaaagcaaaaaCACTTTATTCATTTGTCTATTCTtatgtcatattttatttaaataatcatatacATAAGTTTGAAATTGCAAAAACCAAAATGTCCTACGCATAATACTGAAAAATTCAATTGGATTAAAGACCATATTGTTTTGtcttatagttaaaaaatcaTTACTATAGATGCGGTACTGACATCTAAGTTGGTCACTTACAATGgcctaaacaaaaatattggtttcaaaattattaattgggTAATTTGAAGTCATTCAAGTTAAAGTTAACGTGCTGGTTAAAGTTCATGGCATCCGAACACATGAATTTTAGATACAAGTAAATTGGgacattatatttctaaaacttctatatattaaaagtatagttttatatgaattactAATTAACGAAGGAAGTTAAATACAAAGTTCCCTGTTGACCGGAACAAACCGGCTCGTATTCAAAttctaacttaataataacttaaagcACGCATCCTATACCGTCTCAGTCCTGAATTTCTGACCGAAACGAATGTGATACAATTTGTTAGGCTTACACGGGTCTAAGTGGCCCCAGGTGTGGTTTCCCTCCGCTTTCATAAAGTAATAATGACAGATTCGACTTGGGAACTCTTACGTGTACACTTACGCTCTTCTCATTTATACGTCTCAACTTATGCAAAACTTgctatttaatataagtttatGTAAACTGAGATTTTGAGTAATTTATATGTGCTTAAGCTGTTAGCTTGAACGGAAAACTTTAATCAATCTTGCTTGTTAATTGAAGGCGTTATTAACTTCAAGTTCAGTAACAGCGGCTAAAGCTATTAAAAAGTAAGAAGATATGAGGTATTATCAAAGGGATTATATTTGCAATGTGACTGTTTTCAATAAAatgctaaataattaaaaaagggtTTCTCAAGTTTGCCGactttatgaattaaaataacattaaatttagtaTCTCctaccatgcctcctgctgataggggacaagactttgtttttaatttatgttattattattaattacttaagatgtcatgtggaacatggtgtaatggttgcagctcctcacaaacgttgtgtaaaaaaaaacatggcgattaaaaagagtggcggagagtttattgccagttcttctcttccgttctacgcccttgatttgagaactggcagtaaatgtaaaattagaagcattaatatgtatttctttaatgacgcatcacaagtgtacattgtgttacctacgtgaataaatgattttgaatttgaccAAAGTATTGAATCCTGAATAACGAAACGTCAGCATCATAATCGAAATCGAAGTTTCATAATATCTATTcgtcaattttatataataccgCAACTACTgcaatataatattcaaatatcgATATCCAATCGTACTTCACATATcgaagatttaataaaatctctaGTAGCATCTAAAATCTCAGCTGTGCCGAGTTATCTTGGCTCTCGTTTTATTCCCCAACCATACGGGACACGccaatatctttattttattgcagcCATTACGTTCTTTTAAATCTTTCCGCTGCCATCAAGCGGCTATCATTTCCTTATAATTTGTGGTTGAAACGCTTTGGTGTTGAgggattataattttatacgtgCAGCTTCTATATGACGATGCTTTACGGACATATGCTTCGTGCAATTCaaagataacatttaataCTACATACTGCGACAAACGTAGAGGGAAATATCGGGATAGATCAACATTTCTAAGTAGCCTAATTTCacaaatactgtatatatgATTAAGCTTATATAATATTCCATtacattttgattttgttGACCTaagacattttatataatttaactttttgcaGAACACTAAGTTAAAACTGACGTGACGGATCATGGCAGAAAGGGAACCCAAAATTTACACGGTCTACAGTACACTGTTTGTACCCCTTTACCCAGTACCCCTTTAtctataatgttttttgtacatttGATCACCATTTAGTtagcaaataataataattactgtaATGATGGCGaaccattaataaataaaaaaaactgctaatacattatatttgttataaaattagcatttttacatttgtttaaaaagtGAAATTCTCAAAagatgaatttaaataaataatttcattattatttaataaacaaaagtgtATTAAATCATTCATGttggaaatattaatttactacCGTTCGTTTAATTTGTATgattaaaatagtattttttattgaaatcggTTTGTAATAAGCGTATTTTCCTGTAAGTTggaaaacatttttcttatgGAACAGGAGGCAAATTAACCCTTTGAAGAAAGTGCTTACCCTCGCCCATGGACATCTGCAACGTCAGGGGGCCTGTGTATTTCCGACCTTTGAGACAGTGGTACCTCTCTTCTGTTCAGAAATAATGTACTGGCAGCTGGTTTAACACTGGTGCGCAGCAAAAGCACCTTAAAAGGTGCTATGTTGTGGAACCCCGTCAAGGTGGAAAGGATTTCGCATTCTGCCTCCATacattatttctaaataaaaaatgtaataaacaaCTTGCAATACATTATTGTGTAACTCCTATTTCGTACCAAAAATTTGTcacataaaacattttattttcagctTATCTGTGTACCTAAATTCAGTGGAGTGTGGCTCTcagtaaaaatacaataaagcaCATGTCGTGGGTTCCAATCCAAGTTGTCGCCCGGCTCGGGCACCGActgaatttaaaacattgtcCACTTTCAACTTAAATCTATATTCTCTAAACGAATAGCGTTTTCGCCAAAATGCTTATTTGGCATTAAACGTTGTTTTTCATTCATTTGTTCTCTTTACCAGTGATTTTTATCTCAGTGATACTTAGTTCGGTTTCTAATGAAAACGTTTGGAAGGCTTtttgcctattaaaaaaaagattttttgaaCCAAACGCAGATAATGTCAACTTTAGACTTAGAGTATTCTtcgtttttattaagttatcgAAACACATGTTTGGGGTCGCTCTATGCATAGGTACTAACGACTAGAATTGCTTGCATAATCATTGGTTGCCAACGTACATCTTTGAGGCTGAGAACATatccttttatattttttcaaatccaaATGTTAATTGGAAGAAAAGATAGTTTTAGtgatttcaatattatttattgaaatagtaACAACAACCTCAAAGGCTTTATtactttaagaaatttttaattttagtttacttataatataattactccaagttgttttaagttttattttatatatattatgtaatgtgaATCACTATAGTGGTTGTTCAACTGATTTTTTGTACTGTTTGCgtgtgaaattaaataaataaatagaacaaTTAAGTCAGAATCTTGGGCTAAACTTACACAAATGTAGACTTATAATTGATTTCTTTTGTCGTATGTTGCTTCATCATTGACAatagacaatttattattttaaataataataccgtagctaatttaataagatacacctagtattgtctttgattaacataactcataacattaaaagaaaaacgctttttaccggattaaagttatgtattattataaatttacaactatttgacataattttaaatttatccgacgtttcgcgtgctttacagcgtgcgtggtcacggtgactgaagacaaaagatgttgaatgtcaaaaagtatcacagctgcagagaaagttgcattatctgtatttatttccccggagttggtatcgactaaaagatggagggttttggcaaaaatggctcacggtgtcctctattttcgcggattgtttttctttttgagattttaatttggatattattggatcccaggtgtttgacaattttaggccgtcttctctattgaaattggggtgttttttgatttcaatggcttcgcgtaccaatcttgggaagaatcttttctctttcgcaagtattttcggttggtcaaagcgtatgtagtgattaggcctatctagtatgtgttcacagactgctgattttgtgtgtcgtctatgtcttatgtctgcaatgtgttctttgagtctgctggacatattgcgtttagtttgccctatgtaagacaggccacagtcgcaatccagtttgtatatacctgcatcttgcaatggggtgttacttttgattggtcttaggaattgctgaatcttcttgtgcggcttgaaaattgtatgaatagaagctcgttttaggatccggctaattctatctgtaactccctttacatatggcaagtaggctggctggcggggaactgtttgtgtcttgtttttgtttttgtgatgtagccgggggatgcgcagcttgtttcggtgtagcacctgtttgacatgctgtagttcctcctcgaggtgggcatcatcacaaagacgttgggctctctgaaacaaacatttaccgacagaaagcagttgtgaagggtggtggtgggattcaccattgaggtacctatctgtgtgggttgccttcctgtgtattgtgtgacctagtgtgccatctgctttgcgtataattaaaatgtctaaaaagggcagacagttgttgttttcttgttcaacagtaaatttaatgttcttgtgtattgaatttaaatgtgctagaaatgcagatattttgtcattggGGAGTACTACAAATGTGTCATCGACATATCTCTTGTACAGTCGAGGTTTAACCGGGGTATTGGCCAAAGCTCTCTCCTCAAAGTCCTCCATGAAGATGTCAGCGACTATAGGTGACACTGGAGAACCCATGGCTACTCCATCAACCTGCACATAGAACTCATCTTTCCACATTAAGTAACCTGATGTGAGACAgtgttttacaatatctacATAATCTGGTGACATGTTCTGTTCCCTAAGTCTTTTTGCAATGATATCTAGGCAGTCATTTAGTGGTAAGTTTGTAAATAGTGACTCAATGTCAAAACTCACCATGGTTTCATTGTGGAGTAATTTGAGATCTCTCAATGTTTCCACAAAATGGTAGGAGTCCTTAACATGAGCACTAGTGTGCCCCCTGAGAGGGGATAATATTGACACTAAGTGTTTGGCTAATTTGTATGTGGGTGAGTCGATATGACTGACTATGGGTCTTAAAGGAttgttgtgtttgtgtatttttggCAATCCATACATTTTTGGAGGTTTTACGCAGGCTGTTGTTgaacaagaaaacaacaactgtctgccctttttagacattttaattatacgcaaagcagatggcacactaggtcacacaatacacaggaaggcaacccacacagataggtacctcaatggtgaatcccaccaccacccttcacaactgctttctgtcggtaaatgtttgtttcagagagcccaacgtctttgtgatgatgcccacctcgaggaggaactacagcatgtcaaacaggtgctacaccgaaacaagctgcgcatcccccggctacatcacaaaaacaaaaacaagacacaaacagttccccgccagccagcctacttgccatatgtaaagggagttacagatagaattagccggatcctaaaacgagcttctattcatacaattttcaagccgcacaagaagattcagcaattcctaagaccaatcaaaagtaacaccccattgcaagatgcaggtatatacaaactggattgcgactgtggcctgtcttacatagggcaaactaaacgcaatatgtccagcagactcaaagaacacattgcagacataagacatagacgacacacaaaatcagcagtctgtgaacacatactagaaaggcctaatcactacatacgctttgaccaaccgaaaatacttgcgaaagagaaaagattcttcccaagat contains:
- the LOC125050255 gene encoding uncharacterized protein LOC125050255 is translated as MKLLFSCSTTACVKPPKMYGLPKIHKHNNPLRPIVSHIDSPTYKLAKHLVSILSPLRGHTSAHVKDSYHFVETLRDLKLLHNETMVSFDIESLFTNLPLNDCLDIIAKRLREQNMSPDYVDIVKHCLTSGYLMWKDEFYVQVDGVAMGSPVSPIVADIFMEDFEERALANTPVKPRLYKRYVDDTFVVLPNDKISAFLAHLNSIHKNIKFTVEQENNNCLPFLDILIIRKADGTLGHTIHRKATHTDRYLNGESHHHPSQLLSVGKCLFQRAQRLCDDAHLEEELQHVKQVLHRNKLRIPRLHHKNKNKTQTVPRQPAYLPYVKGVTDRISRILKRASIHTIFKPHKKIQQFLRPIKSNTPLQDAGIYKLDCDCGLSYIGQTKRNMSSRLKEHIADIRHRRHTKSAVCEHILDRPNHYIRFDQPKILAKEKRFFPRLVREAIEIKKHPNFNREDGLKLSNTWDPIISKLKSQKEKQSAKIEDTVSHFCQNPPSFSRYQLRGNKYR